A single region of the Nocardioides aquaticus genome encodes:
- a CDS encoding DUF6011 domain-containing protein: MLLPEKEQRPGAESETLSKSFAGDPLSVLTYCTRCGHLLTARSSVSRGVGPVCIRFEVVA; this comes from the coding sequence ATGCTGCTGCCTGAAAAGGAACAGCGCCCCGGGGCCGAATCCGAGACGCTGTCTAAGTCGTTTGCAGGCGACCCTCTCAGTGTACTGACCTACTGCACTCGGTGCGGGCACCTGCTGACCGCTAGGTCGTCGGTGTCTCGTGGCGTCGGGCCGGTCTGCATCCGGTTCGAGGTGGTCGCGTGA
- a CDS encoding WhiB family transcriptional regulator, with protein sequence MNPTPLTYDAVSAWIALSHVLSSLERPTPCQIDPDPFGSKRVAERREAAEACANCPALEACGRYAEAAGETWLVWAGVDRTPVYARKRRAVAA encoded by the coding sequence GTGAACCCGACCCCGCTGACCTACGACGCCGTCTCCGCGTGGATCGCACTGAGCCACGTCCTCTCCTCGCTGGAGCGGCCGACCCCGTGCCAGATCGACCCCGACCCGTTCGGCTCCAAGCGTGTGGCTGAGCGCCGGGAGGCCGCCGAAGCCTGCGCCAACTGTCCCGCGCTCGAGGCGTGCGGGAGGTACGCCGAGGCGGCAGGGGAGACGTGGTTGGTGTGGGCGGGCGTGGACCGCACGCCCGTCTACGCGCGCAAGCGCAGGGCGGTGGCCGCGTGA
- a CDS encoding helix-turn-helix domain-containing protein, giving the protein MILGQDGPAVAISARTAAWLERYAGLSALRVRVRGTDPLISEQLQEIRVVAMSWRGSACGTEGATSPEPATSSEWLSTTEAADLLGIGPRAVVKAIARGSIPAKRVGNRHRVSREDVEHYRSARAA; this is encoded by the coding sequence GTGATCCTCGGGCAGGACGGACCTGCGGTCGCGATCTCGGCACGTACCGCGGCCTGGCTCGAGCGGTACGCCGGACTCTCGGCCCTGCGCGTGCGTGTGCGGGGGACCGATCCGCTGATCTCTGAACAGCTCCAGGAGATCCGGGTGGTGGCGATGTCGTGGCGCGGTTCCGCTTGCGGAACCGAGGGCGCGACATCTCCGGAACCGGCCACATCATCGGAGTGGTTGTCGACGACAGAGGCAGCCGACCTCCTGGGGATCGGGCCGCGTGCGGTGGTGAAGGCCATTGCACGTGGCTCGATCCCGGCCAAGCGGGTGGGCAACCGACACCGGGTCAGCCGCGAGGACGTGGAGCACTACCGGTCTGCGAGAGCAGCGTGA
- a CDS encoding P27 family phage terminase small subunit → MSATEVPEAPETPDFGPRGAAFWGETTTLYELSETETELLRECCRLLDECESLCQALAEQGVTVPGSQGQTRVHPAIGELRQHRLALGRLLGQLSLPDVSEDALKTPAQVRASKAAQSRWRSHNERRAANG, encoded by the coding sequence ATGAGCGCCACTGAGGTCCCGGAGGCCCCGGAGACGCCCGACTTCGGCCCCCGTGGGGCGGCGTTTTGGGGCGAGACGACGACTCTCTACGAGCTGTCTGAGACTGAGACGGAGCTGCTGCGGGAGTGCTGCCGGCTGCTCGACGAGTGCGAGTCGCTGTGTCAGGCACTGGCCGAGCAGGGTGTAACCGTTCCCGGGTCGCAGGGCCAGACGCGGGTGCACCCGGCCATCGGTGAGTTACGCCAGCACCGCCTGGCGCTGGGTCGGTTGCTCGGCCAGCTCAGCCTGCCCGACGTCAGCGAGGACGCGCTCAAGACGCCCGCCCAGGTCCGGGCGTCCAAGGCTGCGCAGTCCCGTTGGCGCTCGCACAACGAGCGGAGGGCAGCCAATGGCTAG
- a CDS encoding DUF4145 domain-containing protein produces MTQSIVSDLASILPGMPDVTDDLALIKGLPTGPMFSMGDERAWAKVSCDSCSAPQMLVIVRCDGEGQQWLRCPTCKAAAIVDGAVVLPRQSGLRNPAGQPEPDQYVWDEVRACMSAGAHNAVVMLCRKLLFHLAVSQGLPPKNARNRAPSFEQAVNHLEAEGLVTSRMRPWVVKIKDVGNEANHEIPRVTAADARTIAKFTEQMLLMTYEYPADLEESAPLEVPEAGQP; encoded by the coding sequence GTGACCCAGTCCATCGTCAGCGACCTGGCCTCTATCCTTCCCGGCATGCCAGACGTGACAGACGATCTCGCGCTCATCAAGGGCCTGCCAACTGGCCCCATGTTCAGCATGGGGGACGAGAGGGCTTGGGCCAAGGTTTCCTGCGACAGCTGCTCCGCACCACAGATGCTGGTCATTGTCAGGTGCGACGGCGAGGGTCAGCAGTGGCTCCGTTGCCCGACTTGCAAGGCCGCTGCCATCGTTGACGGCGCAGTTGTGCTCCCTCGTCAGTCGGGTCTGCGCAACCCCGCAGGCCAGCCGGAGCCCGACCAATACGTCTGGGATGAGGTCCGCGCCTGCATGTCGGCTGGTGCTCACAACGCGGTGGTCATGCTCTGCCGGAAGTTGCTCTTTCATCTTGCGGTAAGTCAGGGGCTGCCACCCAAGAATGCTCGGAACCGGGCGCCAAGCTTTGAGCAAGCGGTTAACCACCTTGAGGCCGAAGGCCTGGTGACGAGTCGAATGCGACCGTGGGTCGTGAAGATCAAGGACGTGGGGAACGAGGCCAACCACGAGATCCCTCGGGTTACCGCTGCTGACGCGCGGACGATCGCCAAGTTCACAGAGCAGATGCTCCTGATGACCTACGAGTATCCAGCGGACCTCGAGGAATCGGCGCCTCTCGAAGTACCTGAGGCAGGCCAGCCATAG
- a CDS encoding DUF3800 domain-containing protein, producing MAFFDETGAIASDRFFVVGMLRIEDHSALLKEVKALRSRHKYREEFKFWSITEANKQAYKDLIDLLLNSEARFSCFVADRHVADPVARFGNTFAAYEKLTIQLAHGSIKPYELMTVIADNYSAPNERSFEQTVKTQCNRRLKRLGVVSVVQVDSGATEGLQLVDILVGAVGSEFRANAGLASHVAHKAEVAAHLRARLGTSTFNLGFVKNGFSVAIYEHEEWLRRAQKRLANSSRTVEPPNRAAEPDEPKPRKTRRGRRGGRRRRGGRPTGTA from the coding sequence GTGGCGTTCTTCGACGAAACTGGTGCGATAGCTTCCGACCGGTTCTTCGTTGTCGGAATGCTTAGAATCGAAGATCACTCGGCGCTGCTGAAAGAGGTCAAGGCGCTTCGGTCGCGACATAAGTACCGCGAAGAGTTCAAGTTTTGGTCAATTACCGAAGCCAACAAACAGGCCTACAAAGACCTGATCGACCTCCTGCTGAACTCGGAAGCCCGCTTCAGTTGCTTCGTCGCAGATCGTCATGTGGCAGATCCCGTGGCTAGGTTTGGCAATACGTTCGCGGCCTACGAGAAGCTGACGATTCAGTTGGCGCACGGGAGCATCAAGCCCTACGAGCTCATGACCGTCATCGCCGACAATTACTCGGCGCCCAATGAGCGTTCTTTCGAGCAAACCGTCAAAACGCAGTGCAATAGGCGGTTGAAGCGTCTGGGCGTCGTGTCGGTGGTCCAGGTGGATTCCGGCGCCACCGAGGGTTTGCAACTTGTGGACATTCTTGTCGGTGCAGTCGGGTCGGAGTTTCGCGCCAATGCGGGACTGGCCTCGCATGTAGCGCATAAAGCCGAGGTCGCGGCGCACCTTCGCGCGAGGCTCGGAACGTCAACGTTCAATCTAGGCTTCGTTAAGAATGGTTTTTCTGTTGCCATTTACGAGCACGAGGAGTGGTTGCGTCGTGCTCAGAAGCGACTAGCGAACTCGAGCCGCACGGTCGAACCGCCTAACCGTGCGGCCGAGCCGGACGAACCCAAGCCGCGTAAGACTCGCAGGGGCAGGCGGGGTGGTCGTCGGCGGCGTGGTGGTCGACCTACGGGCACGGCTTGA
- a CDS encoding DUF6907 domain-containing protein encodes MTTMSHRTQHPTEAICPPWCAGHDGAGYQHWYDTDNATSRDHMADPRYVGEVGVSEGLLETAPGVVGVAFVEVYSDDASDLTPTQARELASLLLEAADRAEAQR; translated from the coding sequence ATGACCACCATGTCCCACCGCACCCAGCACCCCACAGAGGCCATCTGTCCGCCCTGGTGCGCCGGCCACGATGGCGCCGGCTACCAGCACTGGTATGACACCGACAACGCCACCAGCCGCGACCACATGGCCGACCCTCGCTACGTCGGCGAAGTTGGCGTCTCCGAGGGACTGCTGGAGACCGCCCCCGGCGTCGTGGGCGTCGCGTTCGTCGAGGTCTACTCCGACGACGCCAGCGACCTCACGCCCACACAGGCCCGCGAGCTGGCCAGCCTGCTGCTCGAGGCCGCAGACCGTGCGGAGGCGCAGCGATGA
- a CDS encoding ComEC/Rec2 family competence protein, translating into MRVPAAEDEPRRTDLRLVLVGAAAWAGALLARAYGGPAVLVPVLLVPVVVLGVVATRRRAPAALVTVLGVLVALGAGAGATVLRAASVAQSPVTALAAEGAAVTLTGRVVTDPRLVPGRFGDLVVVRLDVRDVIGRGERSLLSAPALVLGGPEWASVELELGSEVRTTGRLSVADDPDLSALLLGARAPEVVAPPGPAWRAATHLRTSIRTAVDHRPPEQAALVPALVDGDDAGLDPALAADFATTGLTHLTAVSGTNLTLVVGFLLVLARWAGVRGRWLMLVGALGVVGFVLLARTEPSVLRAAAMGTVGLLAFGLDGRDRALRALGLAVLVLVLLQPHLAAAPGFALSVLATAGIVLLGPGMRDALAGWMPRVLAEAVAVPLAAQLACTPVVAAISGQVSLVAVGANLLVGPVVAPATVLGLVAGLVGLPGGSPPRCRAGPARSRPGASGGSSSSPGGVPTCRCPR; encoded by the coding sequence GTGCGGGTCCCGGCGGCCGAGGACGAGCCGCGCCGCACCGACCTGCGGCTCGTGCTGGTGGGGGCGGCCGCGTGGGCCGGGGCGCTGCTGGCGCGGGCGTACGGGGGCCCGGCCGTCCTGGTCCCGGTCCTGCTGGTGCCGGTCGTGGTGCTCGGCGTGGTCGCGACCCGGCGTCGTGCGCCCGCCGCCCTCGTGACCGTGCTCGGCGTGCTGGTCGCCCTGGGCGCGGGCGCCGGCGCGACGGTGCTGCGGGCCGCGTCGGTGGCGCAGAGCCCGGTGACGGCGCTGGCCGCCGAGGGCGCGGCGGTGACGCTGACCGGCCGTGTGGTGACGGACCCGCGCCTGGTGCCGGGACGGTTCGGCGACCTGGTCGTCGTGCGCCTGGACGTCCGCGACGTGATCGGCCGCGGCGAGCGGTCCCTGCTCTCCGCGCCCGCGCTGGTCCTGGGCGGACCGGAGTGGGCGTCGGTCGAGCTCGAGCTCGGGTCCGAGGTCAGGACCACGGGACGGTTGTCCGTCGCGGACGACCCCGACCTGTCGGCGTTGCTGCTGGGTGCCCGGGCCCCGGAGGTGGTGGCGCCGCCCGGTCCGGCCTGGCGCGCCGCGACCCACCTGCGCACCAGCATCCGGACCGCCGTGGACCACCGACCGCCCGAGCAGGCCGCCCTGGTGCCGGCCCTGGTGGACGGCGACGACGCCGGGCTGGACCCCGCCCTGGCGGCGGACTTCGCCACGACGGGTCTGACCCACCTGACCGCCGTGAGCGGCACCAACCTCACCCTGGTGGTCGGGTTCCTGCTGGTGCTCGCGCGCTGGGCCGGCGTCCGCGGCCGGTGGCTGATGCTCGTCGGGGCCCTGGGCGTGGTCGGGTTCGTGCTGCTCGCCCGCACCGAGCCGAGCGTGCTGCGGGCCGCCGCGATGGGCACCGTCGGGCTGCTCGCCTTCGGTCTCGACGGCCGGGACCGGGCGCTGCGTGCCCTGGGTCTCGCGGTGCTGGTCCTGGTGCTGCTGCAGCCGCACCTGGCCGCGGCGCCGGGGTTCGCGCTGTCGGTGCTGGCGACGGCCGGCATCGTCCTGCTCGGTCCGGGGATGCGGGACGCCCTGGCCGGGTGGATGCCCCGGGTGCTGGCCGAGGCGGTCGCGGTGCCGCTGGCCGCGCAGCTGGCCTGCACCCCGGTGGTGGCCGCCATCTCCGGCCAGGTCAGCCTGGTCGCGGTCGGGGCCAACCTCCTGGTCGGCCCGGTGGTGGCTCCGGCCACGGTCCTCGGGCTCGTCGCGGGTCTGGTCGGACTGCCTGGGGGATCGCCACCACGGTGTCGCGCGGGCCCGGCACGCTCGCGGCCTGGTGCGTCGGGTGGATCGTCCTCGTCGCCCGGCGGGGTGCCGACCTGCCGCTGCCCGCGTTGA
- a CDS encoding ComEC/Rec2 family competence protein, whose protein sequence is MTWGTGAVALAVLTVLTVLVALLAPWVLRRRVLSVLVVVVLVAVVGARVPLPGGSWPPSGWVAVACDVGQGDALVLRSGPGSAVVVDAGPEPELVDRCLDRLGVTRVPLVVLTHFHADHVDGLAGVLEDRAVGRVVATRVLDPPSGVAQVTDALAAAGDPAAVPAPAGTVRVGDVVLQVLWPEPGPVTDGAGDGSSANDASVVLLAEVGAYACS, encoded by the coding sequence TTGACGTGGGGGACCGGGGCCGTGGCGCTGGCCGTGCTGACGGTGCTGACCGTGCTGGTGGCGCTGCTCGCTCCCTGGGTGCTGCGCCGGCGGGTCCTCTCCGTGCTCGTCGTCGTGGTCCTCGTCGCCGTCGTGGGCGCCCGCGTCCCGCTGCCCGGGGGCTCCTGGCCCCCGTCGGGCTGGGTCGCGGTGGCGTGCGACGTCGGGCAGGGGGACGCGCTGGTGCTGCGGAGCGGTCCGGGCAGCGCGGTCGTGGTCGACGCCGGGCCCGAGCCCGAGCTCGTGGACCGGTGCCTGGACCGGCTCGGCGTCACCCGTGTTCCGCTCGTGGTGCTGACCCACTTCCACGCCGACCACGTCGACGGACTGGCCGGCGTGCTCGAGGACCGTGCCGTCGGCCGGGTGGTCGCCACCCGGGTGCTCGACCCGCCGTCGGGCGTCGCGCAGGTCACCGACGCGCTCGCGGCCGCGGGCGACCCCGCGGCCGTGCCTGCTCCCGCGGGCACCGTCCGGGTCGGGGACGTCGTCCTCCAGGTGCTGTGGCCCGAGCCGGGCCCGGTCACCGACGGTGCGGGGGACGGGTCGAGCGCCAACGACGCCAGCGTGGTGCTGCTGGCCGAGGTGGGGGCGTACGCCTGCTCCTGA